TTAAAGGTGCAACATTCGCTTGGAATGCAACATTTGGACTTGCATTTAATACGGTTGCCTATGGACCTACTTAAGAAAAAGGACCACCGTGGTAATCCTTGCAAAGATGTGCGTGAATATCTGAACTATTATAAAGCGTATGATCTTAAAAAGTTAATTGAGGTAGCAGTGCCATATCGTATGTGGGATGTGCGCTTGGTAAAGCATCCTACAATTGAAAAAATGTGGATTCGAAAATATGAAGTCAACAATCTACAACTTTATAATTTCCTCGAAGGAAATGGATTCTATCGATTTAAACTACCTAATGTAAAAACAGGGTATATCTATATCCGTGTACAAAATGGAGTAGTAGAGGAAATTGATCATGTGGAAATTAAAGCTTTCATCAATCAATTTCTTGAAGGCAATAAAGCCGAGCCGGCATTAAGAAATGCATTCTATCGATCGCGTCAACATTTAGGAGAGCAATCACTATCTAATCTTCGCTTAAAAAACATTGATTTTAAGGATTATACGGAGAAAACAATTAATGTTTTTCAAAAACCGTGTATGGAGAATTACCAAGGATGAAATTGAGGATTACCGGCCAGGCGAAATAGAATGTAATGTTTGGGCCGATGAAGTGATTGATCATAAAGTGAAAGTTCTTCCTGACCCTTTTACCATTACTAGAAATGAGCAGGGTGAATATGATATTAAAATTGAAAATAAAGAATGCCTTTTCCTGCGTTACTTATGGAATACTAGCCGTGTGCATTGGCAAGAAGAGCAATCTTTAAAGCGTAAAGGAGAAAAATTAGCTCCGGAAAAGCGCCAAGAGGAAAAGCTACACTTAATTAATAAAATTTACACTTTAGGATATCTGTTGCACCGATATAAGGATCCTTCCAAGCCGTGGGCCGTTTTTGCTATGGATAATAAAATTAGTGAAGATGGTGAATCTCATGGAGGTTCCGGAAAGTCCATTGCATATAAGGCCGTGCGGTATTTTATGAAGTCTGTTACTCTCGAGGGACGAAACCCGAAGCTAACTGAAAATCCACACGTTTATGAGAATGTTACTAGCCATACCAACTATATTCTAGTCGATGATGCGAATAAGTATCTGAAGTTTGACTTTTTCTATTCACAGCTTACCGGGGAAATGACGGTTAATCCGAAGCATGGTAAACAGTATGAAATACCGTTTGAGGATGTCCCTAAATTGGCCATTACCTCAAACTATGCCTTAAGGGACGATTCTCCTTCTACCTATCGCAGATTACTTTTTTCAGTGTTTTCGGATTATTATCACGAGGATAAATCAGGTGAATATGGTAGATCCTGGAGCCCTAAAGATGAATTTGGTAAAAACCTGTTTAAGGACTTCACTGAAGATGAGTGGAATCACTTTATCAATACCATGGCCAGATGCCTACAGGTCTTTTTAAAGTACCCAAAAATTGATCCACCTATGGAGAACGTTACCAAGCGCTCTCAACTAACTCAAATGACCCAAGATTTTAAAGACTGGGCAGATGTCTATTTTGCTCCGGATTCATACGCTGATCAATGGATAATCAAGAAAGAAGCATACGATAATTTCAAGGAACATTTTCCAGGGGCAGTTCGCACAAAGTTCAATAAAATCAACCAGTTCACTAAAGCTCTATGGATTTATGCAGAATATCGAGGATGGGAATTAAATCCTGTTGCACTTGGCAGGGATGATAAAAAACGCCTGATTCGAACAGTAGGTGCACCTGCAAAAAGCACAGAGCATATTTACATGCAAGCTCATAAAAAAGAACTGTTCGATTTGCATGGTAAATCCCTTGATTCAAACCCTCAAGATATATCAGATGATGATGTGCCATTCTAAAGAAACTACAAATCCACCGGTTGTAAAGCATGTGCATACCCTAGTACAGTGTAAAAGCATTAAAGATTTTGTGGATTTTAAGAAATCCGCTAAAATTTTGAATATGCCCTACTGGATTCGGACCAAAGAAGGGGTGATGTGGTTTGAGTTTGTGCGTGCGGAAACTTCAAAAGAGGACCTTCTGGCAATGATTAAGCAGGGCATTATTTACATTTTAGAAAGGCATCGTAAAGGTTATGAATAGGAGGTTAACAGTTGGGGGCCTCTTCTCCGGAGACGGTGGTTTTGAACTTGCTGCTCAGTGGGCAGGTCTTACTCCAGTTTGGAGCAACGACTTTAACAAGCATTGTTGCGCCAAACTCAGACGAAACTTTGGGCACAGGATAATTGAAAAGGATATAAACGAAATCGACCCTAATGAACTCGAATCAGTCGACATTATTTGCGGAGGAGACCCCTGCCAGCCAAGCTCATTGGCAGGCTTGGGAAAAGGCACGGAAGATCACCGCTACAACTGGCCAGCGAAATTTAGAATTGTACGGGCCTTACACCCATCTTTCGTCCTTAACGAAAACGTTGTTGGAACGATTACCAACGGCATCCTTGACCGGAAGATTGATGATTTGGAAAGTGAAGGCTACACCTGCCAAGCGTACACTATACCAGCTGAAGCCGTTGGAGCGCTCCATCGTCGGGACAGAGTTTGGCTTGTCGCTTATGACCCCAACCGAAAGCTGTCAGAGGCCCGACAATCCGGCGAAAAGAACAAGCATAGCCCATCAAAAGAAGTTCGCCAACCTATCGAGCCAGTTGATCTTTGGCCTTTTGATACCTACCCCGACAGTCAACGACTCCACCAACAGCACAATGCCACCCAGTCAAAAGTATTGTCGGAAGGGGTATCAAGGTACTTTGGTTTCGGCCCTTCTGCACATGGGAATATCTCCAGGGACATTATTGAATCCGGAATTATTCGAATGCTTAATGGGCTACCCGAAGGGATGGACTATGCCGATAGAAACAACCGAATAGCCGAAATGGGAAATGCAATTGTTCCTCAGTTGGCCTACGAGTTTTTCTTATGGATGAAATCAATATTGAAGTGAAAATGAATTTTACACCATATTCAGAAGTATTCTTACTCGACTTAGCTGAATTAGTAAACGAAGAAAAGCGCCAAAATGGAGAGTTTTTCATTTGGAAATTTCCTTATCAATAACCAAAAGCTTTACTATGGAAAATCAGCAAACCCAAGAGAAACTAATCATTAATGATAAGGAGGTTTTTAAATCACTTTACCACCGCTATCCCGATATAGATGATCGTTGTGAGATATTGGAAATGTCAGAATATCGTCACCAAGAAAAAACATTCGAAGTGCCTATGTTCTCTCCACTTGTTTCGATCGAAAAGCTAAAGAAGCGGTTGGCCTCTGTAAAATGGGCTGATAATAGATACTTTATAATGGTTGATTGTAGTGTGGATGTTCCATTTGGCGCAAAGGTATTCTGTGAAACAAAAAAATATAGGTTAATCGGGGATCAACTCACCTACATCGGATCGAGAACCTTTGATAAAATAGATCAAGCCATTGAAATTGATTTAAAGTTTAAGTGTGTCAAAGTTTTAGCTCAAGAGCTTCAAGTTTTCTATCCAGCTCAGCACATTCCTAATACGTTGCCAGAATATTGGTTTCAGAAAACCTATATGATTCGTCATTTCGATGTTAACATGCTTAAAAATGAAGGCTTTAAACACTAATAATTAAAAGGATATGACTTTAGCATTCTCCCAACAAATCAATGGTGAACCAACGCATTTTGTAGAAAAGATATGGGCTTCACTTCCAAAGCTAGAGGTGTATTCTGATGATTGGATACAATACTCGAAATTTGACGCCTTAAGAACATATCCGCCTAAAAACCACACAATAAGAGAGGATAAGTCGGATAGATGGCACGCTGGTAGAGATATTCATTTTGTGATTAACAATCGGACACCCGAAAGAAAACAATTTGCGCCTGTAGTAAAATGCCGTTCTGTTCAGAAAATAGTAATTAAGCATTTAAAGATTCTTCAAAGAGGCGGAAACAAGTTAGAAAAGGCTACCGTATGGATTGATGGCGGATCATCAGAATGTTTTTGGATAAATGGGGAGATTAAAAATTGTGCATTTACTATCGAAAATCTAGCACGAAATGACGGTTTCGAAACTGTTGAGGCATTCTTCAACTATTTCAATAAAGACTTCAAAGGCAAAATCATTCATTGGACGCCTTTAATGTACTAGCTATGAATTTGTTTACAGACAAAGAGTGCGATTATTGCACTCAATCTCTCATAAGTGCTAAGAACCCTCTTTTTTTTGATGGATTTCGAGATACCAGGACCGGCCAATTAGTTTGCTGGCATTGTAGGGAAGTCCATTATCAACAAATTCGAAAGGAGCTAAATGGAGGCATAATTTATAGTGAGATGCCAGAGTATCTATAAATTACAGTTGCTCGCCTCTGATCGCCCCTATTTCAGGGGCTTTTTTATTGCTCGCCTTTTTTGGTCGTTCTGATGCGCCTATTCCAATTCTGACCCGGTTCCAAAGACCCTTTTTCCCCTTTTCCCCTTTATATATATTTATTTAAAAATTATTGTAATAATGTAACTTAAAAAGTTAAAACACTATTATACAACTACTTAAGGCGTTACCTTTTTATTACACTTTTAGTTTTCAATTACACTTTTTCTGTAATCGTAAAATTACATGCATCGATCAAATACACTTTTCTACCAGGTAGAAGCATCTAAATACAAAGTTCTGGTAATAATCTAATTGATTGTATTTCAATTGATTTCATGTTGTATGGCTAATTGAATACAGAATCACACTTTTTTCGTGCTTTAGATTAGATGATCTAAAGTGTAGAAATAACAACCGGAAAAAAATCAATTTCTAGCCTAATGATTGAAAATTCAACATCAATGCATTACTTTGCATGAGTAAAGTGTATGAGCGTGCAAAAGAAAATAACCTACAAAGTGGATTTGTTAAGGGTTTCATCAGCCTTAACTCTGAATGGAGAAAAGCAATTAGAAGCCGTGCCCTTAATTGAAGAATTAAAGGCGGTTAACTATTACTTACCAAATGATACTATTTCATTAGGTAAAACCAACTTGTACCTGGTAAAAGGTCGTTTACCCCACCCAAAAAAGGAAGATCATTTTGCAATTACCGTTGTTGAAACTAATGTAAAGGACCCTTTTCAAGAAAATGGACAGTAAAACCATTTTTCGGATCGATGATCTTAATCGGAGTAATTTACATCCGGTCATTTTAGATTTTTTGATGTGCAATCCACAATCAGAATTTAGCCTAGAACAAATTCACGATTATGTAATTGGTCATTTCAAGATTGATTTGCATTCATCCCCCTCGACAACGGACCAATTTTGGCTTTAGGCTTCGCTCAACTTTGGACCACCTTAATTCAATCAAAATTTTACAAAAAAGTAAAGTAGTCGCGGCATTATCTGGAGGCTTCCGAGTTAAATATCGATATAACAAATTGAAAGCATGAATGCAATTCAGCGCATGGCAATAAAATCACTATTACCGTTGCTTGGTGATGGTATGACAGTGGCATTTGATGCCTTTGAATCAGTTGATTTAAAAGAAGGCGAAGATCGGGTAATGATGTGGTTTTGGCCAGAGAATAAAACCCGTAAAATTTTGGTTATGCCGGTAACTGTAAATGCAAAGGGTGAATACCTACGCAACCTTTGGGATGAACCCAAAACAGTGGAAAATGCATTAAGCGAACTTTTAAAAGATGCTGATTTATGAGTGAAGAACTGGTAGATAAAACATTAAGTATTGAGGCACTTAATCAGTTAAATTCAAAGGAAGAAATTTTACCTGAGTTTGATCCTACAAATCCCGTTAGTTGGTTTAGTGCTTTGGATGATGAAGATGCAGAGAAAGCCGAACAGGCTTTGGGAACCATGCTTACTAATCGATTCCAAGAAGGCCAACAATCGATTTTTGAAGGCTACTTGTGCTTAAAGGCCACCCCAGAAGTTATTGAATTAGTGGAGCGATTAATTCAAGAGCGTATTGATAGTCCAGATTACCCGGAAAGCGATCGTATTCAATGCCTGGTAACTATGATTAATGCCATTCGCCAGTAATGACTACAGAGTATCGCGAACTTACTATAGAGGATGTAACCTCGGCCTTTTCAGATAAAGGACGTCGAACGGGTGCTAAGCTCCAATCACAGCAAAATGAAACTGCTGAGACAAAGACTGAGGGCTCAGAGGCTAAACCTTCGGATTTCAGCAACTTTCTTCATGCTGAGGGAAAGCCCATTGATGAGAATGAGGGTATAAATACTAGTGATAAATCAGATCCAAAAGATGGGCCTGATGCTAAATCGCGTAGAAGTGCTCGATTAGTAACTAGCCTAATAAACTTATTTGTAAGTCTTTCCTGTCAAGCTTATTCCGGTATGCCAAATCGGGATATGTTCAAATTTGATCCGGAAGAAAAGACAGAAGTAGAAGATGCGTTTGCAGAATATTTTGAAACTATTGATGGTGATATCAGTCCCGGGTGGATGGTAATTATTGTATTAGCAATGATCTTACTGCCAAAGGCTTACGAAGCCCACAAATACAGACAAATAAATCGTAAAAGTGCCGCTAATAGAAAGCAAAGGGAGAAAGAAGAAACTGATATTGAGGAGGCCCATGTATTAGAAGAAGTCGATGAGCATACTATTGTAGACTTAGAGGAGAAAATGCATGAATGGAACCGAGAGGCCAATGAAAAAGGAGCACCAATTTTATTCAGAGTAGATCCAGTTCCAACCGGACTATGTAAATACCATTGGTATTTTGAAGATCGCCAAATTTCGGCTACAAGGGGAGACTATGCCGATCAAAACGCGGCTCTCAGTTGGGCGCGTCAAATGAGTATTTACAGTAAAAAGGGGATGAACAAAGATTGGATTACTAATTTATAGCTGCGCGGGCTTTTTCGCGAACGTTCTTTGTCCGTATTATTTCGGCTTTCGGCCCGGGAATGAAGGCCCCGGGCCTTTTTTAACTAAACACTAAAACAATGCATTACGTCCTTACATGGTTAGATTCTCATCCATCTATTTGGATTGTTGTTGCCATCATTGGTTTTATGCTTTGGTGTTATTTTAATTCAAATGGTCCAGGCAATGGGTATAGGATTCAGCATAGATGATGAAGAGGCTAAAATAGCCTTGTTTGCCGGCGTTCGGAAAACTGGTAAATCCACCAAGCAAAAAGAGCTCACAATGGCATGGCTAAAATCTGGTGGACGTGCTGTAGTAATTCCTTCCTCTAAATACGAGCGAACTTTTCGATCGGTACCAAGAATTAAGCCGGAAAATATTCCCAGTCTTCCTCCAGGAAAACTTGCAGCCATTGACTGTACGGATCAGCATGAATTTGGAGAGGTATTAAAATACTGTGATGACATTCTAATAGTATGCGATGACATTAAAGGCTATTTACCTAGCAATGGACTAACTAAAGAAGTGCGTAATGCCTTTATAAGTTCGCGCCATCGAAATGTAAATATGACCATTGCAATGCATGGGCTTACGCATGCGCCTCCAGAGTTCTATGATTTCGTAAACCTTATTTTCTTGTTTCGAACAAAAGACAATTTGAATCGTCATCGAGATAAGTTTCAAGACCTGGAGAAAATGATTGAAGTACAACGGCAGGTAAATGAAATTGCGCATCAAGAAAAAAATAAGTACTATTTTAAGATCATTGAATATGCTGAGTAACAGAGCTAGGGGGCAACAAAAAGCACTGTCAGCGTCGTTAATAGTAAATTTAAACCATAATCTATGAGTACAGAAGACCTCGACCCACTAGCTAAACTATCTCCTCAGGTTGCAATGCAAAGTGTAGAAAAAGCGATGATCTGCTTAGTTGAATCCCCTACCTTCGTAGGCATGAATGCCGCTGAACGCTTCGATGTGATGGATGGATTAGTATTATTGAAAAATCACTACTTATCCATCATTGAAAAGCCTTAGATAGCTTAAACTTTAGA
The Croceimicrobium hydrocarbonivorans genome window above contains:
- a CDS encoding DNA cytosine methyltransferase, producing MNRRLTVGGLFSGDGGFELAAQWAGLTPVWSNDFNKHCCAKLRRNFGHRIIEKDINEIDPNELESVDIICGGDPCQPSSLAGLGKGTEDHRYNWPAKFRIVRALHPSFVLNENVVGTITNGILDRKIDDLESEGYTCQAYTIPAEAVGALHRRDRVWLVAYDPNRKLSEARQSGEKNKHSPSKEVRQPIEPVDLWPFDTYPDSQRLHQQHNATQSKVLSEGVSRYFGFGPSAHGNISRDIIESGIIRMLNGLPEGMDYADRNNRIAEMGNAIVPQLAYEFFLWMKSILK